In Gossypium hirsutum isolate 1008001.06 chromosome D06, Gossypium_hirsutum_v2.1, whole genome shotgun sequence, one genomic interval encodes:
- the LOC107897670 gene encoding ubiquitin-conjugating enzyme E2 34 isoform X2 gives MAEKSCVKRLQKEYRALCKEPVSHVVARPSPNDILEWHYVLEGSEGTPFAVHPESWNPMWSVSSILTGLLSFMMDNSPTTGSVNTTVTEKLRLAKTSLAFNCKNPTFRKLFPEYVDKHNKQQQLVSEHLSPESPEGENSKPETEKVVNSSGEDVKKVDTLRNTRRNQKQSFPTWMMLLLVSIFGIVMALPLLQL, from the exons ATGGCGGAGAAATCGTGTGTTAAGCGCCTTCAGAAAGAATATAGAGCACTTTGTAAG GAACCAGTTTCTCATGTTGTTGCTCGTCCATCCCCAAATGACATTCTTGAGTGGC ATTATGTGCTGGAAGGGAGTGAAGGAACGCCTTTTGCAG TTCATCCAGAAAGTTGGAACCCTATGTGGTCTGTATCTAG CATACTTACCGGGCTTCTCTCTTTCATG ATGGATAACAGTCCTACCACTGGCAGTGTGAACACTACTGTTACTGAGAAGCTACGCTTGGCAAAGACATCCCTTGCATTTAATTGTAAAAA CCCCACATTCAGAAAACTGTTTCCGGAGTATGTGGATAAGCACAACAAACAGCAGCAGCTTGTGTCAGAGCATTTATCACCAGAATCACCTGAAGGAGAAAATTCTAAACCCGAGACTGAAAAAGTTGTTAACTCTTCAGGGGAAGATGTTAAAAAAGTAGATACCCTCAGGAATACACGAAGAAACCAGAAACAGTCTTTCCCGACGTGGATGATGTTGTTGCTTGTTTCCATCTTTGGTATTGTAATGGCGTTGCCACTGCTTCAACTTTGA
- the LOC107897670 gene encoding ubiquitin-conjugating enzyme E2 34 isoform X1, translating to MAEKSCVKRLQKEYRALCKEPVSHVVARPSPNDILEWHYVLEGSEGTPFAGGYYYGKIKFPPEYPYKPPGITMITPNGRFMTQKKICLSMSDFHPESWNPMWSVSSILTGLLSFMMDNSPTTGSVNTTVTEKLRLAKTSLAFNCKNPTFRKLFPEYVDKHNKQQQLVSEHLSPESPEGENSKPETEKVVNSSGEDVKKVDTLRNTRRNQKQSFPTWMMLLLVSIFGIVMALPLLQL from the exons ATGGCGGAGAAATCGTGTGTTAAGCGCCTTCAGAAAGAATATAGAGCACTTTGTAAG GAACCAGTTTCTCATGTTGTTGCTCGTCCATCCCCAAATGACATTCTTGAGTGGC ATTATGTGCTGGAAGGGAGTGAAGGAACGCCTTTTGCAG GTGGGTATTATTATGGAAAGATCAAGTTCCCTCCAGAGTATCCCTACAAACCTCCTGGAATCAC GATGATCACCCCCAATGGACGGTTTATGACACAGAAGAAAATATGCTTGTCCATGAGTGatt TTCATCCAGAAAGTTGGAACCCTATGTGGTCTGTATCTAG CATACTTACCGGGCTTCTCTCTTTCATG ATGGATAACAGTCCTACCACTGGCAGTGTGAACACTACTGTTACTGAGAAGCTACGCTTGGCAAAGACATCCCTTGCATTTAATTGTAAAAA CCCCACATTCAGAAAACTGTTTCCGGAGTATGTGGATAAGCACAACAAACAGCAGCAGCTTGTGTCAGAGCATTTATCACCAGAATCACCTGAAGGAGAAAATTCTAAACCCGAGACTGAAAAAGTTGTTAACTCTTCAGGGGAAGATGTTAAAAAAGTAGATACCCTCAGGAATACACGAAGAAACCAGAAACAGTCTTTCCCGACGTGGATGATGTTGTTGCTTGTTTCCATCTTTGGTATTGTAATGGCGTTGCCACTGCTTCAACTTTGA